From Solidesulfovibrio carbinoliphilus subsp. oakridgensis, the proteins below share one genomic window:
- a CDS encoding carbon-nitrogen hydrolase: MAAPFTIGLVQMAPEKTVAASVEKAADRVAAAAKAGANVVCLPELFATPYFCRTEDHAAFDLAEPIPGPTTQAMAAAAKAAGVVVVAPLFERRGPGCYHNSLAVLGPDGRHLGVYRKMHIPHDPGFEEKFYFAPGDLGFKAFDTPFGPIGTLICWDQWFPEAARATALQGALVLCYPTAIGWHPSEKAAYGETQRDAWMTVQRGHAIANGIYVAAINRVGIEGSGAGYGDTLEFWGSSFLADPSGRVLAQAGLDTEEIVTGVIDPQVLETQRRHWPFLRDRRVDAYGGLGRLYGTE; this comes from the coding sequence ATGGCCGCGCCGTTCACCATAGGGCTTGTGCAGATGGCCCCGGAAAAGACCGTGGCCGCGTCCGTCGAGAAGGCGGCCGACCGCGTGGCCGCCGCCGCCAAGGCCGGGGCCAATGTCGTCTGCCTGCCCGAACTCTTCGCCACGCCCTATTTCTGCCGCACCGAAGACCACGCCGCCTTCGACCTGGCCGAACCCATTCCCGGCCCCACCACCCAGGCCATGGCCGCGGCGGCCAAGGCGGCGGGCGTGGTGGTCGTGGCCCCGCTCTTCGAGCGCCGGGGCCCCGGCTGCTACCACAATTCCCTGGCCGTGCTCGGCCCGGACGGCCGGCACCTCGGCGTCTACCGCAAGATGCACATCCCCCACGACCCGGGCTTTGAGGAGAAGTTCTACTTCGCGCCCGGGGACCTGGGATTCAAGGCCTTTGACACGCCCTTCGGCCCCATCGGCACGCTCATCTGCTGGGACCAGTGGTTCCCCGAAGCGGCCCGGGCCACGGCCCTGCAAGGCGCCCTGGTCCTGTGCTATCCTACGGCCATCGGTTGGCATCCGTCGGAAAAGGCCGCCTACGGCGAGACCCAGCGCGACGCCTGGATGACGGTCCAGCGTGGCCACGCCATCGCCAACGGCATCTACGTGGCCGCCATCAACCGGGTCGGGATCGAAGGCTCGGGCGCGGGCTACGGCGACACTTTGGAATTCTGGGGCTCGTCGTTTCTGGCCGACCCCTCGGGCCGGGTCCTGGCCCAGGCCGGCCTGGACACCGAAGAGATCGTCACCGGCGTCATCGATCCCCAGGTCCTCGAAACGCAGCGCCGCCACTGGCCGTTTCTGCGCGACCGCCGCGTGGACGCCTACGGCGGGTTGGGGCGGCTGTACGGGACGGAGTAG
- a CDS encoding molybdopterin biosynthesis protein: MKRNIYLRTIPIEEALTRAKDALDREALLTVERIGAERAAGRITAEPVMARYSSPTYHSAAMDGIAVRAADTFLAREGSPVRLLTGDGFVFVNTGHPLPSAFDAVIMIENVVMDGDTATIESPVAPFTHVRRIGEDIVATEMILPRHRRISAYDVGALLSCGAYDVDVYEQVRIRVIPTGDEVMDFTSRPAPGPGQVVESNSMLLCALADEWGMACQRVAPIRDDPDALAAALEEGLNSDAHIVVIVAGSSAGSKDFTRATIERVGEVLVHGVAAMPGKPSLLGVARGKLVVGAPGYPVSSVVCFERLLYPLACWLSRAEPKTRQTVAATLARSVPSRIGMVDFVRLAVGQVGDEYVALPLSRGAGSISTMTKAQAVTQLPPEAEGLESGATVTAELLVDAGELARTLVCVGSHDNTLDILADRLMRGDPPMRLASSHVGSMGGLIALRNGASMLAGTHLFDPESGDYNFPFLAKYLPGLDVTVVNLAIRHQGLIVAPGNPKGITGIADLARDGVRYLNRQRGAGTRILFDHHLAKSGLTPDRISGYDREEHTHMAVAVNVKTDAADCGLGVFAAAKALGLDFVPLARERYDLVIPAAYRDDQKIAAVFAVVGSEAFKEQVRALGGYETDWSGRIMAPGMGLPGEPAA; the protein is encoded by the coding sequence ATGAAGCGAAATATCTATCTGCGCACGATTCCCATCGAGGAGGCTCTCACCCGGGCCAAGGACGCGCTCGATCGCGAGGCCCTGCTGACGGTCGAGCGGATCGGGGCCGAACGGGCCGCCGGCCGGATCACGGCCGAGCCGGTCATGGCCCGCTATTCCTCGCCCACCTACCACAGCGCGGCCATGGACGGCATCGCCGTGCGCGCGGCCGACACCTTCCTGGCCCGGGAGGGCTCGCCGGTCCGGCTCCTGACCGGGGACGGGTTCGTGTTCGTCAACACCGGCCACCCGCTGCCGTCCGCCTTCGACGCCGTGATCATGATCGAAAACGTGGTCATGGACGGCGACACGGCCACCATCGAATCCCCGGTCGCGCCCTTCACCCACGTGCGCCGCATCGGCGAGGATATCGTGGCCACGGAAATGATCCTGCCCCGGCACCGGCGCATTTCGGCCTACGACGTGGGGGCCCTGCTCTCCTGCGGCGCCTACGACGTGGACGTGTACGAACAGGTGCGGATCCGGGTCATTCCCACCGGCGACGAGGTCATGGATTTCACCTCCCGCCCGGCCCCGGGCCCGGGCCAGGTGGTGGAGAGCAATTCCATGCTCTTGTGCGCCCTGGCCGACGAATGGGGCATGGCCTGCCAGCGGGTGGCGCCGATCCGGGACGACCCCGACGCCCTGGCCGCCGCCCTGGAGGAGGGGCTCAATAGCGACGCCCACATCGTGGTCATCGTGGCCGGGTCCTCGGCCGGGAGCAAGGATTTCACCCGGGCCACCATCGAGCGGGTCGGCGAGGTGCTGGTCCACGGCGTGGCCGCCATGCCGGGCAAACCGTCACTCCTTGGCGTCGCCCGGGGCAAGCTGGTGGTCGGGGCCCCGGGCTATCCGGTCAGCTCGGTGGTCTGCTTCGAGCGGCTTTTGTATCCCCTGGCCTGCTGGCTGTCCCGGGCCGAGCCCAAGACCCGCCAGACCGTGGCCGCGACGCTGGCCCGGAGCGTGCCGTCGCGCATCGGCATGGTGGATTTTGTCCGCCTGGCCGTGGGCCAGGTCGGCGACGAGTACGTGGCCCTGCCCCTGTCCCGGGGGGCCGGCAGCATCTCCACCATGACCAAGGCGCAGGCCGTCACCCAGCTGCCGCCCGAGGCCGAGGGCCTGGAATCCGGGGCCACGGTCACGGCCGAGCTTCTGGTCGACGCCGGGGAGCTGGCCCGCACCCTGGTCTGCGTCGGCAGCCACGACAACACCCTCGACATCCTGGCCGACAGGCTCATGCGCGGCGATCCGCCCATGCGGCTGGCCTCCAGCCACGTCGGCAGCATGGGCGGCCTCATTGCCCTGCGAAACGGCGCGTCCATGCTGGCCGGCACCCATCTCTTCGACCCGGAAAGCGGGGACTACAACTTCCCCTTCCTGGCCAAGTACCTGCCCGGCCTGGATGTGACCGTGGTCAACCTGGCCATCCGCCACCAGGGCCTGATCGTGGCCCCGGGCAATCCCAAGGGGATCACCGGCATCGCCGACCTGGCCAGGGACGGGGTCCGGTACCTGAACCGCCAGCGCGGGGCCGGCACGCGCATCCTTTTCGACCACCACTTGGCCAAAAGCGGGCTGACGCCGGACCGGATCTCCGGCTACGACCGGGAAGAGCACACGCACATGGCCGTGGCCGTCAACGTCAAGACAGACGCGGCCGACTGCGGCCTGGGCGTCTTTGCCGCGGCCAAGGCGCTCGGCCTCGATTTCGTGCCCCTGGCCCGGGAGCGCTACGATCTGGTCATCCCCGCCGCCTACCGCGACGACCAGAAGATCGCGGCCGTTTTCGCGGTGGTGGGCAGCGAGGCCTTCAAGGAGCAGGTCCGGGCCCTCGGCGGCTACGAGACCGACTGGAGCGGCCGGATCATGGCGCCGGGCATGGGCCTGCCCGGGGAGCCGGCGGCGTAG
- a CDS encoding TMEM165/GDT1 family protein — protein sequence MDWKLLATTFATIFVAELGDKTQLACVLTAADSRKPWIVFAGSSLALVATSLLGVIFAEFICNFVSPDIIKKVAAVAFVVMGVLIYFDKL from the coding sequence ATGGACTGGAAACTGCTGGCTACGACCTTTGCCACCATCTTCGTGGCCGAACTCGGCGACAAGACCCAGCTCGCCTGCGTGCTGACGGCCGCGGATTCGCGAAAACCCTGGATCGTCTTTGCCGGCTCGTCCCTGGCCCTTGTCGCCACGAGCCTGCTCGGCGTCATTTTCGCGGAGTTCATCTGCAACTTCGTGTCGCCGGACATCATCAAAAAAGTCGCGGCCGTGGCCTTCGTGGTCATGGGCGTGCTGATCTATTTCGACAAGCTCTAG
- a CDS encoding sensor histidine kinase: MRIPRFAPWQWFLERSIETLLLCVVLLAALPAMAIITLSSFEARDQAERQAEEELRYLTRSLAAIQHGVTRQAEGLLAALARTEAVGSGDLAACDRLFTALLRDHPELSNIFMADASGRVTAAGLPPFVGEDLSDRKYFREAMDTGKLGVGDFILGRTTGRPILAFALPTGNAGRPLQGILGMSYYLQGYEAFLEKLEMPPHARVTLLDRNGRRMLAYPLDARYPLGAKAHAPNWERFATADADEGTFMAPRLTGEEGLFSFARLRLAPEAPPYMTIVVSSARREAFRNADILLRRGLALVLVATFLALLIARLAGRAAIGRGITNLADAAGRLAAGDLSARVPDDAGSLEVRRLGRIFNAMAAAHETRDRELIEAAVALGKMRGMLNNILESMPSAIIGCDSAGRVTHINRNAERLLGLERDTAMGRTMAESMPALSTYRQTLEQSLRERRALVVEKLALPLDQAIRLMDMLFYPLIANGAEGVVIRLDDVTEREKAREALERNLEEKNILLKEIHHRVKNNLQIILSFISLQAEDATDSGERDRFRQLEIRIRSMALVHQQLYSHGEVATIDMGEYVATLARGIVGIFRKTLADVALVLDTEPLRLSLDKAVPCGLLLGELITNACKHAFVAGRAGELRVGSRVEGGVVRLWVEDTGPGTPEGFDYARAQTMGMTLIKELVRQLQGRAALSGDGGLRVEVVFPA; encoded by the coding sequence ATGCGAATACCCCGGTTTGCCCCCTGGCAATGGTTCCTGGAACGCTCCATCGAGACGCTGCTCCTGTGCGTGGTGCTGCTGGCCGCCCTGCCGGCCATGGCCATCATCACGCTGTCGAGCTTCGAGGCCCGCGACCAGGCCGAGCGGCAGGCGGAGGAGGAGCTGCGCTACCTGACCCGGAGCCTGGCCGCCATCCAGCACGGCGTCACCCGCCAGGCCGAAGGGCTTCTGGCCGCCCTGGCCCGGACCGAGGCGGTCGGAAGCGGCGACCTGGCCGCCTGCGACAGGCTTTTCACCGCCCTGCTGCGGGACCACCCCGAGCTTTCCAACATCTTCATGGCCGACGCGTCCGGCCGGGTCACGGCCGCCGGCCTGCCGCCTTTCGTCGGCGAGGACCTTTCCGACCGGAAATACTTCCGCGAAGCCATGGACACGGGGAAATTGGGTGTCGGCGATTTCATCCTGGGCCGGACCACAGGCAGGCCCATCCTGGCTTTCGCCCTACCGACCGGCAATGCCGGCCGACCGCTCCAGGGCATCCTCGGCATGTCCTACTATCTCCAGGGCTATGAGGCGTTTCTCGAAAAGCTGGAGATGCCGCCCCACGCCCGCGTGACCCTGCTCGACCGCAACGGCCGCCGGATGCTGGCCTATCCCCTGGACGCCCGCTATCCCCTGGGGGCCAAGGCCCATGCCCCGAACTGGGAGCGTTTCGCGACGGCCGACGCGGACGAGGGGACATTCATGGCGCCGAGGCTCACGGGGGAGGAAGGCCTTTTCAGTTTCGCCCGGCTGCGGCTGGCCCCGGAGGCCCCGCCCTATATGACCATCGTGGTGTCGAGCGCCCGCCGGGAGGCCTTCCGCAACGCCGACATCCTGCTGCGCCGGGGACTGGCCTTGGTTCTCGTGGCCACCTTCCTGGCCTTGCTCATCGCCCGGCTGGCCGGCCGGGCGGCCATCGGGCGCGGCATCACCAACCTGGCCGACGCGGCCGGACGGCTGGCCGCCGGCGACCTGTCGGCCAGGGTCCCGGATGACGCCGGCAGCCTGGAGGTCAGGCGCCTGGGCCGAATCTTCAACGCCATGGCCGCGGCCCACGAAACCCGCGACCGGGAGCTGATCGAGGCGGCCGTGGCCCTCGGCAAGATGCGCGGCATGCTCAACAACATCCTGGAATCCATGCCCTCGGCCATCATCGGCTGCGACAGCGCGGGCCGGGTCACGCACATAAACCGCAACGCCGAACGCCTGCTCGGCCTCGAACGGGACACGGCCATGGGCCGGACCATGGCCGAATCCATGCCCGCCCTTTCCACCTACCGCCAGACCCTGGAACAGTCCCTGCGGGAACGCCGGGCCCTGGTGGTGGAGAAGCTGGCGCTGCCCCTGGACCAGGCCATCCGCCTGATGGACATGCTCTTTTACCCGCTGATCGCCAACGGCGCCGAGGGCGTGGTCATCCGGCTCGACGACGTGACCGAACGGGAAAAGGCCCGGGAGGCCCTGGAACGGAACCTGGAGGAGAAAAACATCCTGCTCAAGGAAATCCACCACCGGGTCAAAAACAACCTGCAGATCATCCTGAGTTTCATCAGCCTGCAGGCCGAGGACGCCACCGATTCCGGCGAGCGGGACCGGTTCCGGCAGCTCGAAATCCGGATCCGCTCCATGGCCCTGGTCCACCAGCAACTCTACAGCCACGGGGAGGTCGCCACCATCGACATGGGGGAATACGTGGCCACCCTGGCCCGGGGCATCGTCGGCATCTTCCGCAAGACCCTGGCGGACGTGGCCCTGGTCCTCGACACCGAGCCCTTGCGCCTCTCCCTGGACAAGGCCGTGCCCTGCGGCCTGCTCCTTGGCGAATTGATCACCAACGCCTGCAAGCACGCCTTCGTCGCCGGCCGGGCCGGGGAACTGCGGGTGGGGAGCCGGGTGGAAGGCGGCGTCGTGCGCCTCTGGGTGGAGGACACGGGCCCGGGGACGCCCGAGGGGTTCGATTACGCCAGGGCCCAGACCATGGGCATGACGCTCATAAAGGAACTGGTCCGCCAGCTCCAGGGCCGGGCGGCCTTGTCGGGAGACGGCGGCCTGCGCGTCGAGGTCGTCTTTCCGGCCTGA
- a CDS encoding GGDEF domain-containing protein, with translation MEEKRGTGHGKRTTVLLAEAEGVACDVLASLLGPRFDAVVMAASLAEARKAVAQGAPDMAVVAARLPGGGAALAAALRQACRSMPLFLTGTAEDVLSVLATLSLPGVRAVVRPFDPTALAEALDDAVLEIGSRQSAEDAWELVRHFLDEAPQPAAILHGGRVVSINRAFLRFMGLASVQEFTAKGLSLEHFLADPPPREGLAAWACRLPDDRLDREHRLRLHHPGRPDQPAHVFQVAATRLPGRDRCLLTLADVTDLELERRELLDLANLDPLTRAMNRRKLTEVLGDEAARAARYRSPLSVVLLDIDRFKAINDTHGHAVGDAVLVELAARLRAGLRQVDRLARYGGEEFVVVAPGINGQGAYDLAERLRLAVGDKEFAGVGRVTASFGVAGHVPGQEPEAMLRRADEALYRAKNGGRNKVEREASPQHDAR, from the coding sequence ATGGAGGAGAAACGGGGAACGGGCCATGGCAAGCGCACCACCGTCCTTCTGGCCGAGGCCGAAGGCGTGGCCTGCGACGTGCTCGCAAGCCTGCTTGGCCCCCGGTTCGACGCCGTGGTCATGGCCGCGAGCCTGGCCGAGGCCCGCAAGGCCGTGGCCCAGGGCGCGCCGGACATGGCCGTGGTCGCGGCCCGCCTGCCCGGCGGCGGGGCCGCCCTGGCCGCCGCCCTGCGCCAGGCCTGCCGGAGCATGCCGCTTTTTTTGACCGGCACGGCCGAGGATGTCCTTTCCGTCCTCGCCACCCTGTCCCTGCCGGGCGTGCGCGCCGTGGTCCGGCCCTTTGATCCCACCGCCCTGGCCGAGGCCCTGGACGACGCCGTGCTGGAGATCGGCTCCAGGCAATCGGCCGAGGACGCCTGGGAGCTGGTCCGCCACTTCCTGGACGAGGCCCCGCAGCCGGCGGCCATCCTGCACGGCGGGCGGGTCGTTTCCATCAACCGGGCCTTTCTGCGCTTCATGGGCCTGGCCTCGGTGCAGGAGTTCACGGCCAAGGGGCTTTCCCTGGAGCACTTCCTGGCCGATCCGCCGCCCCGGGAGGGGCTGGCCGCCTGGGCCTGCCGCCTGCCGGACGACCGCCTCGACCGGGAGCACCGGCTGCGGCTCCACCACCCCGGCCGGCCGGACCAGCCGGCCCACGTGTTCCAGGTGGCGGCCACCCGCCTGCCGGGCCGGGACCGGTGCCTTTTGACCCTGGCCGACGTGACCGACCTGGAGCTCGAGCGCCGCGAGCTCTTGGATCTGGCCAACCTCGATCCCCTGACCCGGGCCATGAACCGCAGGAAGCTCACCGAGGTCCTTGGCGACGAGGCGGCCCGGGCCGCCCGCTACCGGTCGCCCCTGTCCGTGGTCCTGCTGGACATCGACCGGTTCAAGGCCATAAACGACACCCATGGCCACGCCGTGGGGGATGCCGTGCTGGTGGAGCTGGCCGCGCGCCTGCGGGCCGGCCTGCGCCAGGTCGACCGGCTGGCCCGGTACGGAGGCGAGGAGTTCGTGGTGGTGGCCCCGGGCATCAACGGGCAGGGAGCGTACGATCTGGCCGAGCGGCTGCGGCTGGCCGTGGGGGACAAGGAATTTGCCGGGGTCGGCCGGGTGACGGCCAGTTTCGGCGTGGCCGGGCATGTGCCGGGCCAGGAGCCCGAGGCCATGCTCCGGCGGGCCGACGAGGCCCTCTACCGGGCCAAGAACGGTGGAAGAAACAAGGTGGAGCGGGAAGCTTCGCCGCAACACGACGCACGGTGA
- a CDS encoding AsnC family transcriptional regulator — translation MDATDKRILDIIQTGFPIAPRPYEAIGREVGLTEAETLARVRALKGKGIIRRIGANFQSGKIGFKSTLCAATAPPDKIDAFVAAVNAHPGVTHNYLRDHPINVWFTMIGPSREAIAEALAGITAATGVAILNLPADRLFKIRVDFAMSDAAEPAARV, via the coding sequence ATGGACGCCACGGACAAACGAATTCTGGACATCATTCAGACGGGTTTCCCCATCGCTCCCCGGCCCTACGAGGCCATCGGCCGGGAGGTCGGGCTGACCGAGGCCGAAACCCTGGCCCGGGTGCGGGCCTTGAAGGGCAAGGGCATCATCCGGCGCATCGGGGCCAACTTCCAGTCGGGCAAGATCGGCTTCAAATCGACGCTGTGCGCCGCCACGGCCCCGCCAGACAAGATCGACGCCTTTGTCGCGGCCGTCAACGCCCACCCGGGCGTGACCCACAACTACCTGCGCGACCACCCGATCAACGTCTGGTTCACCATGATCGGACCGTCGCGCGAGGCCATTGCCGAGGCCCTGGCCGGCATCACCGCGGCCACGGGCGTGGCCATCTTGAACCTGCCGGCCGACCGCCTGTTCAAGATCCGCGTGGACTTCGCCATGAGCGACGCGGCCGAGCCGGCGGCGCGCGTCTAG
- the trxC gene encoding thioredoxin TrxC gives MPDAIFAVCPKCQAINRVLTGRLDSGPVCGKCRAPILDPHPVTLTQANFDTFVAKSDLPILVDFWAPWCGPCRAMAPAFDQASAMLHPRVILAKCDTQEEQDIADRMRIQGVPTMVLFSGGREKTRISGARGAAEIVAWVRQSL, from the coding sequence ATGCCCGATGCCATTTTCGCCGTCTGCCCCAAGTGCCAGGCCATAAACCGCGTCCTGACCGGCCGGCTCGACAGCGGGCCGGTCTGCGGCAAATGCCGCGCCCCCATCCTTGACCCCCACCCCGTCACCCTGACCCAGGCCAACTTCGACACCTTTGTCGCCAAAAGCGACCTGCCCATCCTGGTCGATTTCTGGGCCCCCTGGTGCGGCCCCTGCCGGGCCATGGCCCCGGCCTTTGACCAGGCCTCGGCCATGCTCCATCCCCGGGTGATCCTGGCCAAGTGCGACACCCAGGAGGAACAGGACATCGCCGACCGGATGCGCATCCAGGGCGTGCCGACCATGGTCCTTTTCAGCGGCGGCCGGGAAAAGACCCGCATCTCCGGGGCCAGGGGCGCGGCCGAAATCGTGGCCTGGGTGCGCCAAAGCCTGTAG
- a CDS encoding FeoB-associated Cys-rich membrane protein: MDTLIVFLIIAVAAGFLIRRFFFKKGNSCGCGCSGGGCSGGSKSGAGCSDAGRRL; encoded by the coding sequence ATGGACACGCTCATTGTCTTTTTGATCATCGCGGTGGCGGCCGGTTTCCTGATCAGGCGGTTTTTCTTCAAGAAGGGCAACTCCTGTGGCTGCGGTTGCTCCGGCGGAGGCTGCTCCGGGGGGAGCAAGTCCGGCGCGGGCTGCTCCGACGCGGGCAGGCGCCTCTAG
- a CDS encoding universal stress protein → MEKHLLVAVSDEFQTSQSLRFVHHFFTEIADLKLTLFYVVPRRPDWRLDPINLEATPEAVVHIEQDKAAHGVPAMEKAREWLHTMGFAKDQVRVKFSQGKLGTVKEIVKESEEGLYDAAVLGRRGLSWFEEMVTDSVSHRILWESLTFPIWICRNTDRERKNVLVCVDGSEECLRVADHVGYMLRHEPSHDITLLHVCADDRCIDAEQIFGRAMAEIKSNDIADDRISIKVMTSSNPAKTILHEADSRKYAAVAIGRTSHRPSTLNHIFATTSLKILRGIEGAALWLCK, encoded by the coding sequence ATGGAAAAGCATCTGCTCGTGGCCGTCAGCGACGAGTTCCAAACCTCCCAGAGCCTGCGTTTCGTGCACCATTTCTTCACCGAGATCGCCGACCTCAAGCTGACGCTGTTCTACGTGGTGCCCCGGCGTCCGGACTGGAGGCTCGACCCCATCAACCTGGAAGCCACTCCCGAAGCCGTGGTCCACATTGAGCAGGACAAGGCGGCCCACGGCGTGCCGGCCATGGAAAAAGCCCGGGAATGGCTCCACACCATGGGTTTTGCCAAGGACCAGGTGCGGGTGAAATTTTCCCAGGGCAAGCTCGGCACGGTCAAGGAAATCGTCAAGGAGTCCGAGGAAGGGCTCTACGACGCGGCGGTGCTCGGCCGGCGCGGCCTGTCCTGGTTCGAGGAGATGGTGACCGACAGCGTGTCCCACCGCATCCTCTGGGAGTCGCTGACCTTCCCCATCTGGATCTGCCGCAACACGGACCGCGAGCGCAAAAACGTGCTCGTGTGCGTGGACGGGTCCGAGGAGTGCCTGCGCGTGGCCGACCACGTGGGCTACATGCTGCGCCACGAGCCGAGCCACGACATCACCCTGCTCCACGTCTGCGCCGACGACCGGTGCATCGACGCGGAACAGATCTTCGGCCGGGCCATGGCCGAGATCAAGAGCAACGACATCGCCGACGACCGGATCAGCATCAAGGTCATGACCTCGTCCAACCCGGCCAAGACCATCCTCCACGAAGCCGACAGCCGCAAGTACGCGGCCGTGGCCATCGGCCGCACCAGCCACAGGCCCTCGACCCTCAACCACATCTTCGCCACCACCAGCCTCAAGATCCTGCGCGGCATCGAAGGCGCGGCCTTGTGGTTGTGTAAGTAA
- a CDS encoding tetratricopeptide repeat protein, whose amino-acid sequence MNNTRKETGATVSRSAALLGAGLALLVGLYLGFTLHGLVGGKAGAPETPPAAQAPAMPGAPAVNPALADRVKALEKQTQLEPANAAAWTELGNLYFDTEQPEKAITAYEKALTLDPKQPDVLTDQGVMYRQVGKFDKALECFNKAIAINPGHIIAQFNKSVVLEHDKHDKAGAIATLKELAAKNPKAVLPGGHTVDQAIQEMQSGS is encoded by the coding sequence ATGAACAATACAAGGAAAGAAACCGGCGCCACCGTCAGCCGCAGCGCAGCCCTGCTCGGAGCCGGACTGGCCCTGCTCGTCGGCCTCTACCTCGGATTCACCCTCCACGGCCTGGTCGGCGGCAAGGCCGGCGCCCCCGAAACCCCGCCCGCCGCCCAGGCTCCGGCCATGCCGGGCGCCCCGGCCGTCAACCCGGCCCTGGCCGACCGCGTCAAGGCCCTCGAAAAACAAACCCAGCTCGAACCGGCCAACGCCGCGGCCTGGACCGAACTCGGCAACCTCTATTTCGACACCGAGCAGCCCGAGAAAGCCATCACCGCCTACGAAAAGGCGCTGACCCTCGATCCCAAGCAGCCAGACGTCCTCACCGACCAGGGCGTCATGTACCGCCAAGTCGGAAAATTCGACAAGGCCCTCGAATGCTTCAATAAGGCCATCGCCATCAACCCGGGCCACATCATCGCCCAGTTCAACAAGAGCGTGGTGCTCGAACACGACAAGCACGACAAGGCCGGGGCCATCGCCACCCTGAAGGAGCTGGCCGCCAAGAACCCCAAAGCCGTCCTGCCCGGCGGCCACACCGTCGATCAGGCCATCCAGGAAATGCAGTCGGGAAGCTAA
- a CDS encoding SHOCT domain-containing protein: MWGCQTLLPFPGGGFFFPGAFLWLLVLVAVFLIVRAMLPAGNHRRGARADREDAMRILRTRLAEGAISEEEFDRLRRAVES; encoded by the coding sequence ATGTGGGGTTGCCAGACGCTTCTTCCCTTCCCCGGCGGCGGATTCTTTTTTCCCGGGGCGTTCCTGTGGCTCCTGGTTCTCGTCGCGGTCTTCCTGATCGTGCGGGCCATGCTCCCGGCCGGAAACCACCGCCGGGGAGCCCGGGCCGACCGCGAGGACGCCATGCGCATCCTGCGGACCCGGCTGGCCGAGGGAGCCATCTCGGAAGAAGAATTCGACCGCCTGCGCCGGGCCGTGGAATCCTGA
- a CDS encoding periplasmic heavy metal sensor, whose amino-acid sequence MKGKTLGIAITALATLALTTSLAMARPGGGQGPGAGGCPGAGGCPGYGGGMAQLTPEKQAEFQKLHDVYAAKTAQLRADLGVKRAELNALAVAPNPDQAKINALTQEIGTMIGKLMAEKTAFHIQVTKEIGPGVMGMGGMGGMGYHRGGGAGPCGGGGCQ is encoded by the coding sequence ATGAAAGGCAAGACTCTCGGCATCGCCATCACGGCTCTGGCCACCCTGGCCCTGACCACGTCCCTGGCCATGGCCCGTCCCGGCGGCGGGCAGGGCCCCGGCGCCGGCGGCTGCCCCGGCGCCGGCGGCTGCCCCGGCTACGGCGGCGGCATGGCCCAGCTGACCCCGGAAAAGCAGGCCGAATTCCAGAAGCTCCACGACGTCTACGCCGCCAAGACGGCCCAGTTGCGCGCGGACCTCGGCGTCAAGCGGGCCGAACTGAACGCCCTGGCCGTGGCCCCGAATCCCGATCAAGCCAAGATCAACGCCCTGACCCAGGAAATCGGCACCATGATCGGCAAGCTCATGGCCGAAAAGACCGCCTTCCACATCCAGGTGACCAAGGAAATCGGTCCCGGCGTCATGGGTATGGGCGGCATGGGCGGCATGGGCTACCACCGCGGCGGCGGCGCCGGTCCCTGCGGCGGCGGTGGCTGCCAGTAA